From Aquificota bacterium, one genomic window encodes:
- a CDS encoding DHA2 family efflux MFS transporter permease subunit has product MRPFHETLSSAERIILTFSLMVGVFMAILDTTIVEIVVPKMIAPLSTDLYGVQWVITAYMTSAASAILLVEWLEGIMGLKKVFLLGLFLFTTASFFCGQAQSLEWMIASRTVQGFGESLIVVSAEALLFSAYAPEKRGLAMGIYGLGVSFAPALGPTLGGWITEHIDWRWIFYINLPIGIFNFALAFFFLKDYRPQHKVKLNPLSYIFLTSFTVSLLIVLSRGQKEGWFSSDFILYLTILSVFSLLLFFLWETLSKNRLIDYSLFKIREFLIALWVYCFVLGFSMYQVFYLIPLYFEKLKGYTTLQAGLAILPMALAIGFLSPVAGLISDKKSPKLALYIATLSYLLVNFLLLPSLNYFTPRHTAILYLTLMGVGMGFFFAPITQMALRSLGEKTTFGVSLMHYIRFVGGSFGTALATNDLQRFATENFQRSTEVQNIQWVQMHIQRWSQELSLLTHQSQEKAQALFYQLQSLYALSDAFGSTLFLAGLWALLGSVPIFYLLFKDVLVRKRKG; this is encoded by the coding sequence ATGAGGCCCTTTCATGAAACCTTAAGCTCGGCAGAGAGGATTATACTGACCTTTTCTTTGATGGTTGGCGTTTTTATGGCCATTTTGGACACAACCATTGTGGAGATTGTGGTGCCAAAGATGATAGCACCCCTTTCTACGGACCTCTACGGCGTGCAATGGGTAATAACAGCTTACATGACCTCAGCCGCAAGCGCCATCCTTTTGGTAGAGTGGCTGGAGGGCATAATGGGCCTAAAGAAGGTATTTCTCTTGGGCCTTTTCCTTTTTACCACAGCTTCCTTTTTCTGCGGTCAAGCCCAATCCTTGGAGTGGATGATAGCCTCAAGGACAGTGCAAGGCTTTGGAGAATCTCTCATTGTGGTAAGTGCAGAGGCCCTTCTCTTTTCCGCCTATGCGCCAGAGAAAAGGGGCCTTGCCATGGGCATATACGGCTTGGGAGTCAGCTTTGCGCCAGCCCTTGGGCCTACCTTGGGCGGATGGATAACAGAACATATAGACTGGCGATGGATCTTTTACATAAACCTACCCATAGGCATTTTTAACTTTGCTTTGGCCTTTTTCTTTTTAAAGGACTACAGGCCACAGCACAAGGTAAAACTTAACCCTCTGTCTTATATATTTTTGACAAGCTTTACCGTTAGCCTTCTTATAGTCCTCTCAAGGGGCCAAAAGGAGGGCTGGTTTTCCAGCGACTTTATCCTTTACCTTACTATCCTTTCTGTCTTTTCACTTTTACTCTTCTTCTTGTGGGAGACCCTTTCCAAAAACAGGCTAATAGATTACTCCCTCTTTAAGATAAGGGAGTTTTTGATAGCTCTTTGGGTCTATTGCTTTGTGCTTGGCTTTTCCATGTATCAGGTCTTTTACCTTATTCCCCTTTACTTTGAAAAGTTAAAGGGCTATACCACCCTTCAGGCAGGCCTTGCCATCCTCCCCATGGCCCTCGCCATAGGCTTTCTATCTCCCGTGGCAGGCCTAATATCTGACAAAAAATCCCCCAAATTAGCCCTCTACATAGCCACCCTTAGCTATCTCCTTGTTAACTTCCTACTACTTCCAAGTCTAAACTACTTTACTCCAAGGCATACGGCCATCCTATACCTTACCCTTATGGGTGTGGGCATGGGCTTTTTCTTTGCTCCCATAACCCAGATGGCCCTAAGGAGCTTGGGAGAAAAAACTACATTTGGAGTTAGCCTTATGCACTACATACGCTTTGTGGGAGGCTCCTTTGGTACAGCCTTGGCCACCAACGACCTTCAAAGGTTTGCTACAGAAAACTTCCAAAGAAGCACAGAAGTGCAAAATATACAATGGGTCCAGATGCATATCCAAAGGTGGTCTCAAGAACTTAGCCTCCTCACCCATCAGTCTCAAGAAAAGGCACAAGCCCTCTTCTACCAGCTTCAAAGCCTCTATGCCCTATCTGATGCCTTTGGCTCCACCCTATTTTTAGCTGGCCTTTGGGCCCTGTTGGGAAGTGTTCCTATCTTTTATCTTCTTTTTAAAGATGTTTTAGTGCGTAAAAGAAAAGGATAG
- a CDS encoding HlyD family secretion protein — translation MKRLGITILIILLLVFSFFSYRWIKHRMDYAISDAVFVKSDSMSSVAFEVDGRVVEVYKDVGDRVKAGEPLARLEDTDYKIAVKGLENSISSMEAQILALKVQREKLAKRVGLRVGAVKDSAEELKEKKRALLGQREEIKAQLEQLSKDRERLKNLLEKGLVPSQRFEQVDTQYKVFLSRLSALEANIKELNISIQRLEKEYGMAKVEELSLIELDKKIEAMEGELKSLKAKLEKASLDLKRTVLVSPFDGIVAKRFVSVGDTVKAGQPAFSLIKENSYYVEVLLEEDKLRGVKVGSKAYIRLDAYPKVVFEGVVEEISPASAATFALVPRDISAGEFTKVVQRIPVKISITKGDLSLLRVGMGGRVEIKRE, via the coding sequence ATGAAGAGACTGGGGATTACCATCCTTATAATCTTGCTTTTGGTCTTTTCCTTTTTTTCCTACCGATGGATAAAGCATAGGATGGACTACGCCATAAGCGATGCGGTCTTTGTAAAGTCAGACAGCATGAGCAGTGTGGCCTTTGAGGTGGATGGTAGGGTGGTAGAGGTTTATAAGGATGTGGGGGACAGGGTAAAGGCTGGTGAGCCTTTGGCAAGGCTTGAAGACACGGACTACAAAATAGCAGTGAAAGGTCTGGAAAATAGCATAAGCTCCATGGAAGCTCAGATATTAGCCTTAAAGGTTCAGAGAGAAAAGCTTGCCAAGCGGGTGGGCCTAAGGGTGGGTGCAGTTAAGGACTCTGCGGAGGAGCTAAAAGAAAAGAAGAGGGCCCTTTTGGGCCAAAGGGAGGAGATAAAAGCACAGCTTGAACAGCTCTCCAAGGACAGGGAAAGGTTAAAGAATCTATTAGAAAAAGGGCTTGTGCCAAGCCAAAGGTTTGAGCAGGTAGATACTCAGTATAAGGTATTTCTTTCAAGGCTTTCTGCCCTTGAGGCCAACATAAAGGAGCTGAACATTTCCATCCAAAGGCTTGAGAAGGAGTATGGCATGGCAAAGGTAGAAGAGCTAAGCCTTATAGAGCTTGACAAAAAGATAGAGGCTATGGAGGGAGAGTTAAAAAGCTTAAAAGCTAAGCTTGAGAAGGCAAGTCTGGACCTGAAAAGAACTGTTTTGGTTAGCCCCTTTGATGGTATTGTGGCAAAGAGGTTTGTAAGCGTGGGAGATACGGTAAAAGCTGGCCAGCCCGCCTTTAGCCTCATAAAGGAAAATTCCTACTATGTGGAGGTTCTGCTGGAGGAGGACAAGCTAAGGGGTGTAAAGGTAGGTTCAAAGGCCTACATAAGGCTTGACGCCTATCCAAAGGTGGTTTTTGAAGGTGTGGTGGAGGAGATAAGCCCAGCTTCCGCCGCTACCTTTGCCCTTGTGCCAAGGGACATATCTGCCGGAGAGTTTACAAAGGTGGTCCAAAGGATACCGGTAAAGATAAGTATCACAAAAGGAGACCTTAGCCTTTTGAGGGTAGGCATGGGTGGAAGGGTGGAGATAAAGAGGGAATGA
- a CDS encoding TolC family protein: protein MWVVGLLLCLFSLSFSLSLEELLKSAEEKNASLLSKRYAIESAKLQLRADKGLYYPEFLLNYKFSWQSERQSISIPAFGGLPPLVVESSKDTYQSFQAGIRQMIFDGGQRSSKVAISERLLKISEEEYKEALLDLRLEVIKAYLLVLSSLDQIEVIKKQKEAIEADLRQREAFYKEGLVAITDVLQAKVKLAEVERDLRQAEGNYRIALANLSRLTGIEEERLKELEPIKSQVEVPDLKELIDKAMVQRPALRLAKESMEVARLKRRLELSAFYPKAFLEALYNYSDQNPNIYPKGFFTLSAGVSLSFNALSSYYRALSYVEEEKKSKEELKDLAEKIALGIKSAYERLLTARDNLRVAEENLRLAEEFYRLSLEQYRNQIISGTDLLGAEASLTQARKAKVIAYYDLLKAYFELLREAGEL from the coding sequence ATGTGGGTTGTAGGACTTTTGCTTTGTCTTTTTAGCCTCTCCTTTTCCCTTAGCCTTGAGGAGCTTTTGAAGTCTGCAGAAGAGAAGAACGCAAGCCTTCTTTCCAAGAGGTATGCCATAGAGTCGGCCAAGCTACAGCTAAGGGCGGACAAAGGCCTTTATTATCCAGAGTTTTTATTAAACTACAAGTTTTCTTGGCAGTCGGAGAGGCAGTCCATAAGCATACCAGCCTTTGGAGGCCTTCCGCCTCTTGTGGTGGAGAGTTCAAAGGATACATACCAGAGCTTTCAGGCCGGCATAAGGCAGATGATCTTTGATGGGGGCCAAAGGTCTTCCAAGGTGGCCATATCAGAGAGGCTTTTAAAGATCTCAGAAGAAGAGTACAAAGAAGCCTTATTGGACCTAAGGCTTGAGGTAATAAAGGCCTACCTTTTGGTGCTATCTTCCTTGGACCAAATAGAAGTTATAAAAAAGCAAAAGGAGGCCATAGAGGCGGACCTAAGACAGAGGGAGGCCTTTTATAAGGAGGGCCTTGTGGCCATCACGGACGTGCTTCAGGCAAAGGTAAAACTGGCAGAGGTGGAAAGGGACCTAAGACAGGCAGAAGGAAACTACCGCATAGCCTTGGCAAACCTCTCAAGGCTCACGGGCATAGAGGAAGAGAGACTAAAGGAGCTAGAGCCTATAAAAAGTCAGGTGGAGGTTCCAGATTTAAAAGAACTCATAGATAAGGCTATGGTCCAAAGGCCAGCCTTAAGGCTGGCAAAGGAGAGCATGGAAGTGGCAAGGCTAAAAAGAAGGCTTGAGCTTTCTGCCTTTTATCCAAAGGCCTTTTTGGAAGCTCTATACAACTATTCAGACCAAAACCCCAACATATACCCCAAGGGCTTTTTCACCCTTAGTGCTGGTGTAAGCCTAAGCTTTAATGCCCTTAGCTCTTACTACAGGGCCTTGTCCTATGTGGAGGAAGAAAAAAAGTCCAAGGAGGAGCTAAAGGACCTTGCAGAAAAGATAGCCTTGGGCATAAAGTCTGCCTATGAGAGGCTTCTTACCGCAAGGGATAACCTACGGGTGGCCGAGGAAAACCTAAGGCTTGCGGAAGAGTTTTACAGGCTATCCCTTGAGCAATACAGAAACCAAATAATAAGCGGTACGGACCTGCTAGGTGCGGAGGCAAGCCTAACCCAGGCAAGGAAGGCAAAGGTCATAGCCTACTATGATCTTCTTAAGGCTTACTTTGAACTTTTAAGAGAGGCGGGAGAGCTATGA
- a CDS encoding TetR/AcrR family transcriptional regulator, producing MSTREKIIQSAKELFSKKGYNHTTVEDIVKHAGLSKGAFYFYFKSKDQLMEELINSMAERTKEIMRRWLNKGLSAEEMIRGHIRDFLIECYQDRHIAYVFFFELLCNREEFKRLHKRHMEDIVALLTKMVEKGYKEDEFRCGSVRTLVNLIVGYMRLLYMERLLLNNAGLEEILQEAQEGLDVIFRGLKCGL from the coding sequence ATGAGCACAAGAGAAAAGATAATCCAGTCGGCAAAGGAGCTATTTTCCAAAAAGGGCTATAACCACACCACTGTGGAGGACATAGTGAAACATGCGGGCCTTTCAAAGGGAGCCTTTTACTTCTACTTTAAGAGCAAGGACCAGCTTATGGAAGAGCTCATAAACAGCATGGCAGAGAGGACAAAAGAGATAATGAGAAGGTGGCTAAATAAGGGCCTTTCTGCGGAGGAGATGATAAGGGGCCACATAAGGGACTTTTTGATAGAATGCTATCAAGACAGGCACATAGCCTATGTCTTTTTCTTTGAGCTCCTTTGCAACAGGGAGGAGTTTAAAAGGCTTCACAAAAGGCACATGGAGGATATTGTAGCCTTGCTAACCAAGATGGTGGAAAAGGGCTACAAAGAGGATGAGTTTAGATGTGGAAGTGTGAGGACCTTGGTCAATCTCATCGTAGGCTATATGAGGCTCTTGTATATGGAAAGATTGCTTTTAAACAACGCAGGGCTTGAGGAGATACTTCAAGAAGCACAAGAGGGGCTTGATGTTATCTTTAGAGGTTTAAAATGTGGGTTGTAG
- a CDS encoding TolC family protein, translated as MRFVLWLLMSFSFVFSLTLDRALELAIKNHTSSKLSLLDIEKARENIKKARAGILPQLSFSYSYTRLGGELAFGFTPKNRHSYTFELDQAIFDKSVFEGLSLARNQEELQRLVYEDVLREVQFQTKQLFYALLYKKEVVKIAQENLRYWEENLRLAQTKFEAGILPKVELMRAKAQLEKVKADFEKAVADYKKSLEDFKSFLKYEGEDIEPEGELKAIEYKQEDYEKLLENNSTIKVAKKSLEVLEKAVEVQKTQYYPSLSAFATYQGNTARLGGSDKMVEGYTFGVRFNYKIFDGFAREANVAQAKLDVLKQMENLKDVETSQRAELRKTLLDLGSLKAQLNALELSLESAKESLRLSTERYKFGVANQLEVLDAINNYNSLLESYYYTLYLYNTSLARLERLTR; from the coding sequence ATGAGGTTTGTGCTTTGGCTTTTGATGAGCTTTTCCTTTGTCTTTTCTTTGACCCTTGATAGGGCCTTGGAGCTTGCCATAAAAAACCACACATCCTCCAAGCTTTCACTTTTGGACATAGAAAAGGCAAGGGAGAACATAAAAAAGGCAAGGGCTGGCATACTGCCACAGCTTAGCTTTTCTTACAGCTATACAAGGCTTGGAGGAGAGCTCGCCTTTGGCTTCACTCCAAAAAACAGACACAGCTACACCTTTGAGCTTGACCAAGCCATCTTTGACAAGTCTGTCTTTGAGGGCTTAAGCCTTGCAAGGAATCAAGAAGAATTACAAAGGCTTGTTTATGAGGATGTTTTGAGGGAGGTACAGTTTCAAACAAAACAGCTCTTTTATGCTCTTCTTTACAAAAAGGAGGTGGTAAAAATAGCTCAGGAGAACTTGCGCTATTGGGAAGAGAACCTAAGGCTTGCGCAGACAAAGTTTGAGGCGGGCATTTTGCCCAAGGTGGAACTAATGAGGGCAAAGGCACAGCTTGAAAAGGTAAAGGCAGACTTTGAAAAGGCTGTGGCAGATTACAAAAAGAGCCTTGAGGATTTTAAAAGCTTTCTCAAGTATGAAGGGGAGGACATAGAGCCGGAGGGAGAGCTAAAAGCCATAGAATACAAGCAAGAGGACTATGAGAAGCTTTTGGAGAACAACAGCACTATAAAAGTTGCAAAAAAGAGCCTTGAAGTGCTTGAAAAAGCAGTGGAGGTGCAAAAGACCCAATACTATCCAAGCCTTTCTGCCTTTGCCACCTATCAAGGAAACACTGCAAGGTTGGGGGGTAGCGACAAAATGGTGGAGGGCTACACCTTTGGAGTGAGGTTTAACTACAAGATCTTTGACGGCTTTGCAAGGGAGGCCAATGTGGCGCAAGCCAAGCTTGATGTGCTAAAACAGATGGAAAACTTGAAAGATGTTGAGACAAGCCAGAGGGCAGAGCTAAGGAAGACACTCCTTGACCTTGGGTCTTTGAAAGCACAGCTCAATGCCCTTGAGCTTTCTCTTGAGTCTGCAAAAGAATCTTTGAGGCTATCCACGGAAAGGTATAAGTTTGGTGTGGCAAACCAGCTGGAGGTGCTTGATGCTATAAACAACTACAACAGCCTTCTTGAAAGCTATTACTATACCCTTTACCTTTACAATACAAGCCTCGCAAGGCTTGAGAGGTTAACAAGATGA